The proteins below come from a single Vibrio cyclitrophicus genomic window:
- a CDS encoding Qnr family pentapeptide repeat protein, whose amino-acid sequence MDTNNSTYHQHSFAQQDLSELTFTACTFIRCDFRRSNLRDATFINCKFIEQGDIEGCHFDIADLRDASFQNCQLAMANFSNANCYGIELRDCDLKGANFTRTNFANQVSNRMYFCSAYITGCNLSYANFEQACLEKCELFENRWIGTYLGGASLKESDLSRGVFSEDVWGQFSMQGANLCHAELEGLDPRKVDTTGVKIVAWQQEQLLESMGIVVMPD is encoded by the coding sequence ATGGACACCAATAACAGCACTTATCATCAGCACAGTTTTGCTCAGCAAGATTTATCAGAGCTTACATTTACAGCCTGCACGTTTATCCGTTGTGATTTCAGGCGTTCGAACTTACGTGATGCAACGTTCATTAACTGTAAATTTATTGAGCAAGGCGATATTGAGGGATGCCACTTTGATATTGCCGACTTACGAGATGCAAGCTTCCAGAATTGCCAGTTGGCGATGGCGAATTTTAGTAACGCGAATTGCTATGGTATTGAGCTACGTGATTGCGATTTGAAAGGGGCGAACTTCACTCGCACTAATTTTGCTAACCAAGTCAGCAACCGAATGTATTTTTGTTCTGCTTATATTACAGGTTGTAACCTGTCATACGCGAATTTTGAACAAGCTTGTTTAGAGAAGTGTGAGTTATTTGAGAACCGTTGGATAGGTACTTACCTTGGTGGCGCGTCATTGAAAGAGTCTGATCTCAGCCGTGGTGTGTTCTCGGAAGACGTATGGGGGCAATTCAGTATGCAAGGTGCCAATTTATGCCATGCTGAATTAGAAGGGTTAGACCCAAGAAAAGTCGATACAACAGGCGTTAAAATTGTTGCGTGGCAGCAAGAGCAACTGCTTGAAAGTATGGGTATCGTAGTGATGCCAGATTGA
- a CDS encoding TetR/AcrR family transcriptional regulator — translation MKDMRQAMLDAGFSLINEHGFAGVGLMKIINQAEGTKGSFYHYFKSKEHFGEILLTNYFDEHLAKLDDFLSDESLSRRDRVKAYFEFWCASKLTEDFNIQCLVVKLAGEVAGTANSLQSTMAEGSEKIILRMAKLFEEGNEAGDFNIVDPESLSRTLYGLWLGSTLMAAMQRNRSILNNAMEETLLAMSSKN, via the coding sequence ATGAAAGACATGCGACAAGCTATGCTCGATGCAGGGTTTAGCCTTATTAATGAACACGGGTTTGCTGGTGTTGGCCTGATGAAAATCATCAACCAAGCGGAAGGCACGAAGGGTTCTTTTTACCATTACTTCAAATCCAAAGAACACTTTGGTGAGATCCTTCTTACTAACTACTTTGATGAGCATCTCGCTAAGCTAGATGACTTTTTAAGTGATGAGTCGCTTTCTCGTCGTGATCGCGTTAAAGCCTATTTCGAATTTTGGTGCGCGTCGAAGTTGACTGAAGACTTCAATATTCAGTGCCTTGTGGTAAAACTAGCCGGAGAGGTAGCAGGAACAGCTAATTCGTTACAATCAACCATGGCAGAGGGTTCAGAAAAGATAATCCTACGTATGGCTAAGCTATTCGAAGAAGGCAATGAAGCGGGTGATTTCAATATCGTAGATCCTGAATCACTATCTCGCACGCTTTATGGCTTATGGCTGGGCTCTACGCTAATGGCAGCGATGCAGCGCAACCGTTCGATTCTGAACAATGCCATGGAAGAAACATTGCTTGCGATGAGTTCAAAAAATTAA
- a CDS encoding anaerobic sulfatase maturase translates to MTTLSLSNLSSVPQFNGKAHSKLQALAKPIGAVCNISCTYCYYLEKQQLLEYPKGSQYTMDEVLLDRYIKQYIEGQNTPEIIFSWHAGEPTLLGIEYFQKVVELQKKYCPSYSKISNDLQTNGTLLNDAWCEFFKKNDFIIGVSIDGPEYLHNHYRANRAGKGTFSQTILGIGYLKKHNVEFATLTCVNDVTGKYPLEVYRFLRDEVGSKQLQFIPVVDKREAHTNNKWLSNQQAIIPVSGEVEPWSVDSVQWGEFLSTVFDEWFERDFGQILVPYFENFVGVWMGRESTMCTLSEICGKGLAVEPNGDVYSCDHYVFPEFQLGNIHEKPLSTLAFSPAQQNFGFAKQKSLPKQCQTCEFKFACHGECPKNRIINSRDGEAGLNYLCKGWLKFFQHIDPVLNALLKANNLAPRMG, encoded by the coding sequence ATGACGACATTATCGCTATCAAACTTGAGTTCAGTTCCGCAGTTCAATGGTAAAGCACACAGCAAACTTCAGGCGTTAGCAAAACCGATTGGGGCGGTGTGTAATATCAGTTGCACCTACTGTTATTATTTAGAAAAACAACAGCTGCTTGAATACCCAAAAGGCTCTCAATATACGATGGATGAAGTTCTGTTAGATCGTTATATCAAGCAGTACATAGAAGGGCAGAATACGCCTGAAATTATCTTTTCTTGGCACGCTGGAGAGCCTACCTTGTTGGGGATTGAGTACTTTCAAAAAGTCGTCGAGCTGCAGAAAAAATATTGTCCTAGCTACAGCAAGATTAGCAATGACCTTCAAACCAACGGCACGTTACTGAATGATGCTTGGTGTGAGTTCTTCAAAAAGAATGACTTTATCATTGGTGTGAGCATTGACGGCCCAGAGTACTTACACAATCACTACCGAGCCAACCGTGCAGGCAAGGGCACTTTTTCTCAAACCATCCTTGGAATCGGTTATTTAAAAAAACATAACGTTGAGTTTGCGACTTTAACCTGTGTGAACGATGTAACGGGTAAATACCCGTTAGAGGTCTATCGTTTTCTACGTGACGAAGTGGGGTCAAAGCAATTGCAGTTTATTCCTGTGGTCGATAAGCGTGAGGCTCATACCAACAATAAATGGTTGAGCAACCAACAAGCGATCATTCCCGTATCAGGCGAGGTTGAACCTTGGAGTGTCGATTCAGTGCAATGGGGAGAGTTTCTGTCGACGGTTTTTGATGAGTGGTTCGAACGCGATTTTGGACAAATATTAGTGCCGTACTTTGAAAATTTTGTCGGAGTATGGATGGGCAGAGAAAGCACCATGTGTACCTTGAGTGAGATCTGTGGAAAAGGGTTAGCAGTTGAACCTAATGGCGATGTGTATTCGTGCGATCATTACGTCTTTCCTGAGTTTCAGTTAGGTAATATTCATGAGAAGCCGCTATCGACGCTAGCGTTTTCGCCTGCTCAGCAAAATTTTGGATTCGCGAAGCAAAAGTCGTTGCCCAAACAGTGCCAAACTTGTGAGTTCAAATTTGCTTGTCATGGCGAGTGCCCTAAGAACCGAATTATCAACAGTCGTGATGGTGAGGCTGGGCTAAATTACCTGTGTAAAGGGTGGCTCAAATTCTTTCAACATATCGACCCAGTACTCAATGCTTTGCTTAAAGCCAATAACTTAGCGCCACGGATGGGATAA
- a CDS encoding arylsulfatase, which translates to MQTFKKSLVFTAMAAASSAALAAESEKPNIVVIVGDDVGFADTQPYGSEANTPNLMALAEEGVKFTNFHASPTSSVTRSMMLTGANSHEVGLGTFDYAVYPGAIGKPGYEGYLTKKGVTVATLLKESGYNTYLSGKWHLGHDDGFLPDDRGFEESYGILAGGSNHFNRDMMFPAKNAATADALQKGDIPGVEVEPTYRNGEVVEDKYKGEYSDQVYTNEIIKMIDSKKDDGKPFFAYVPFTGIHLPLQAPESAYQDKVDYYVEHGWDSVREDRFQRMKEMGVIPKDADISDRNALSRPWDSLSEKEQKWYGKKMAVAMGMMEMQDQQVGQIVDYLKEIGEYDNTYIMYLADNGPEAADITGENISDLIRTWTAHHFDNSTENLGKANSSVSLGPEWASASTGGLSWYKAYTAEGGIRVPFIVKPAKALLAAEDALQPGTQTDDLSQVKDIAATILEIAEVDHPGTEYQGREVAPMSGVSLLPYFKGETADVHSANNAIPFELFGSGILLKGDYKIIRISTGMGGDSEWHLYNTKKDPAEQHDLINEMPDLFLEMVAEYQEYEKAQNIVPVDETWNPFENVK; encoded by the coding sequence ATGCAGACATTCAAGAAATCGTTAGTCTTCACTGCAATGGCCGCGGCAAGCAGTGCTGCTCTGGCCGCAGAATCAGAAAAACCGAATATTGTTGTCATTGTTGGCGATGATGTGGGCTTTGCCGATACTCAGCCTTATGGCTCAGAAGCCAATACACCAAACCTAATGGCGCTGGCTGAAGAGGGGGTTAAGTTTACTAACTTTCACGCGTCACCAACCTCATCGGTAACGCGCTCTATGATGTTAACCGGAGCAAATAGCCACGAGGTTGGGCTAGGCACCTTCGACTATGCTGTCTATCCGGGTGCGATTGGCAAGCCGGGTTATGAAGGTTACCTCACCAAGAAAGGGGTTACGGTCGCAACGCTGCTTAAAGAGAGTGGTTATAACACTTACCTCTCTGGGAAATGGCACTTGGGGCACGACGATGGTTTCTTACCTGACGATCGAGGTTTTGAAGAGAGTTACGGTATCTTAGCGGGCGGCTCGAATCACTTTAATCGAGATATGATGTTCCCGGCCAAAAATGCCGCGACAGCGGATGCGCTGCAAAAGGGGGATATTCCCGGCGTCGAAGTTGAGCCAACTTACCGTAACGGTGAAGTGGTTGAGGACAAGTACAAAGGCGAGTATTCAGACCAAGTTTACACCAACGAGATCATCAAGATGATCGACAGCAAAAAAGACGACGGTAAGCCTTTCTTCGCTTACGTCCCATTCACCGGTATTCACCTGCCATTGCAAGCGCCTGAGTCTGCCTATCAAGATAAAGTCGATTACTACGTCGAGCATGGTTGGGACTCGGTTCGAGAAGATCGTTTCCAACGCATGAAAGAGATGGGAGTGATTCCAAAAGACGCCGATATTTCAGATCGTAACGCATTAAGCCGCCCATGGGACTCGCTCTCTGAGAAAGAACAAAAGTGGTACGGCAAGAAAATGGCTGTCGCGATGGGCATGATGGAAATGCAGGACCAACAAGTCGGTCAGATAGTCGATTACCTGAAAGAAATCGGGGAATACGATAATACTTACATCATGTACCTAGCGGATAATGGCCCAGAAGCGGCGGATATTACCGGTGAAAATATCAGTGATTTGATCCGAACGTGGACTGCTCATCATTTCGATAATTCGACTGAAAACTTAGGTAAGGCGAACTCCAGTGTGTCACTTGGTCCTGAGTGGGCAAGCGCTTCAACCGGTGGCCTATCTTGGTACAAAGCTTACACAGCAGAGGGCGGTATCCGTGTGCCATTTATCGTTAAGCCAGCCAAAGCGCTTTTAGCCGCTGAAGATGCGTTGCAACCGGGAACTCAGACAGACGACTTATCCCAAGTGAAGGACATTGCAGCCACGATTCTTGAGATTGCAGAGGTCGATCATCCAGGAACCGAATATCAAGGTCGAGAAGTGGCGCCGATGAGTGGTGTGAGCTTGTTGCCTTACTTCAAAGGGGAAACGGCAGATGTGCACAGTGCCAACAATGCGATTCCATTTGAATTGTTTGGTAGCGGGATTTTGCTTAAAGGTGATTACAAGATCATCCGAATTTCTACGGGCATGGGTGGTGACAGTGAGTGGCACCTATACAACACCAAGAAAGATCCTGCAGAGCAACATGACTTGATAAATGAAATGCCAGATCTGTTCCTTGAAATGGTCGCTGAATATCAAGAATACGAAAAAGCGCAAAATATCGTCCCAGTTGACGAAACGTGGAACCCGTTTGAAAACGTGAAATAG
- a CDS encoding tetratricopeptide repeat protein → MPEEEKRLTTVILAGVLVVLFFAKASFGSESFENEAINDQVQQHQDVVQLLDEAYQGQLDAQLSVAYLYLSGDGVEQNDEKAAEWFVTAANNGSPEAQTQLGLMYISGSGVQASQAEAVTWIGMAAAQEYDPALDLLHWMSQAAH, encoded by the coding sequence ATTCCCGAGGAGGAAAAACGTTTAACTACCGTGATTTTGGCGGGTGTTTTGGTTGTTCTGTTTTTTGCCAAGGCAAGTTTTGGAAGCGAGAGCTTTGAGAATGAAGCCATAAATGATCAAGTACAGCAGCATCAAGATGTCGTGCAACTGTTGGATGAAGCTTACCAAGGGCAATTGGATGCCCAGCTCTCTGTCGCTTACTTATATCTGAGCGGAGATGGCGTAGAACAGAATGATGAAAAAGCCGCGGAGTGGTTCGTCACCGCAGCCAATAACGGTAGCCCTGAAGCTCAAACACAGCTTGGGTTGATGTATATCTCTGGAAGTGGCGTTCAAGCCAGCCAAGCGGAGGCTGTCACCTGGATTGGCATGGCAGCAGCTCAAGAGTATGACCCCGCGCTCGACTTATTACATTGGATGTCGCAAGCCGCGCACTAA
- a CDS encoding iron-containing alcohol dehydrogenase yields MTTNNFNFQLKTIVHAQENGIENIPSLFGRLGAQRVVLFSDKGLESLGFVEQFSALFVNEKVNQPGNEQAVQLVGVYTDIAPDATCDNINAAIEFANSVNADAILSVGGGSVIDASKGVKYAFHKQIDDIRTVIAGGGHMDVWPNNEDIRVPHIAVPTTAGTGAEASPIAVFYNEHENIKASLVASGLEADIAILDPTVTTKLPDHLTRSTAMDALTHAVEAIVSPMSNAFTDAYGIQAAKLIVENLPLALKEPENLTARGNLLQASTMAISAFYSSLGGIPIHNCAHAFGAISHIPHGDANTVLMPVVIEALPEFYMPNAAKLAQAFSVDTTGTDEMVYQRVLDFLNNFQTSVGAMKRFSSWDFDEQEKSNIAEAIEKDICFQFYPISKQTIETIIEKAI; encoded by the coding sequence ATGACAACCAATAATTTTAACTTTCAACTTAAAACCATTGTTCATGCTCAAGAGAATGGCATTGAAAATATCCCTTCTCTTTTTGGTCGCTTAGGTGCGCAAAGAGTCGTGCTCTTTTCTGATAAAGGCTTGGAGTCTCTTGGTTTTGTTGAGCAGTTCTCGGCGTTGTTTGTAAACGAAAAGGTGAACCAGCCAGGTAATGAACAAGCAGTTCAACTTGTTGGTGTGTACACCGATATCGCGCCAGACGCGACTTGCGACAACATCAACGCTGCCATTGAGTTTGCAAACAGCGTCAATGCTGATGCGATCTTGTCTGTTGGTGGTGGCAGTGTGATTGATGCTTCTAAAGGTGTGAAATACGCATTTCATAAACAGATAGATGATATCCGTACGGTGATTGCGGGCGGCGGTCATATGGATGTGTGGCCAAACAATGAAGATATTCGAGTGCCACACATTGCGGTTCCGACAACGGCTGGCACGGGCGCAGAAGCCTCTCCGATTGCTGTTTTTTACAATGAACATGAAAACATTAAGGCAAGTCTAGTCGCGTCTGGATTGGAAGCTGATATCGCGATCCTTGATCCAACGGTGACCACTAAGCTGCCTGATCATCTGACTCGTTCTACCGCCATGGATGCACTAACACACGCTGTTGAAGCGATTGTCTCGCCAATGAGTAATGCATTCACCGACGCTTACGGTATTCAGGCTGCAAAATTGATTGTTGAAAACTTACCCTTGGCATTGAAAGAACCAGAAAACCTAACCGCGCGCGGCAACCTTCTTCAAGCGAGCACTATGGCGATCTCTGCATTTTATTCGTCTTTGGGCGGGATTCCGATTCACAACTGTGCTCATGCCTTTGGTGCGATTAGCCACATTCCACATGGCGATGCCAACACGGTATTAATGCCGGTTGTGATTGAAGCACTGCCAGAGTTCTACATGCCGAATGCGGCGAAGTTAGCTCAAGCTTTCTCTGTCGACACTACGGGAACCGATGAGATGGTTTACCAGAGAGTGTTGGATTTCTTAAATAACTTCCAAACCAGTGTGGGTGCGATGAAGCGTTTCAGCAGCTGGGACTTTGATGAGCAAGAGAAGAGCAACATTGCAGAAGCGATTGAAAAAGACATCTGTTTTCAGTTCTACCCAATCTCGAAACAGACGATTGAAACCATCATAGAGAAAGCGATTTAA
- a CDS encoding coniferyl aldehyde dehydrogenase, which produces MKHELTATQMTETLKNMQDAFADDPMPTVPVRIEQLLALKSALIDYTDRLCVAVSEDYGHRSRQDTLVADILPCIGNINYSIECLPHWSTSSIRHSGPLLSTSRIEVVYQPKGVVGIIAPWNFPIMLSVGPLISALAAGNRAMIKMSEFTPETNQVLRALLAEVFDADEVCLVEGEVEIAAAFSALPFDHLLFTGSTQVGRQVVRSAADTLTPVTLELGGKSPVIVAEDMPIDIAVERIIYGKSLNNGQVCVAPDYVLLPEGKVESFIQEYKKQYQLLFDEGVYSESLTSLINPRQCDRIVGLLNEERQAGTRTVACHDEAMDLDNHRLVTHLIVEPSLSSKVMNEEIFGPLLPLITYRNIEEALQVINSKPRPLALYLMSFDLSLQAQVKHQVHSGGMCINDCVFHLAVDDAPFGGIGESGQGNYHGKEGFLTFSHAKTVLETGLDHRVKHLFSREDNELKAAVMSMLGK; this is translated from the coding sequence ATGAAACATGAATTGACGGCTACACAAATGACAGAGACGTTGAAGAATATGCAGGACGCTTTTGCAGATGATCCGATGCCCACTGTGCCGGTGAGAATAGAACAGTTGCTTGCGCTGAAATCTGCTCTCATCGATTACACAGACCGTTTGTGTGTCGCGGTAAGTGAGGACTATGGTCACCGCAGTCGACAAGACACATTGGTGGCTGACATATTGCCTTGCATCGGGAATATTAATTACAGCATTGAGTGTTTGCCTCATTGGTCGACATCTTCGATTCGTCATTCGGGCCCTTTGCTTTCAACTTCTCGTATTGAAGTAGTTTATCAACCTAAAGGCGTGGTAGGGATCATTGCCCCGTGGAATTTTCCAATTATGCTGTCGGTTGGCCCGCTTATATCGGCTCTGGCGGCAGGCAATCGCGCAATGATAAAAATGAGCGAATTTACCCCAGAAACAAATCAAGTATTAAGAGCACTATTGGCGGAAGTTTTTGATGCTGATGAGGTGTGCTTGGTTGAAGGTGAGGTAGAAATCGCAGCCGCATTTTCGGCATTGCCGTTTGATCATCTTCTGTTTACGGGGTCAACCCAAGTGGGTCGCCAAGTGGTGAGGTCAGCGGCTGACACGCTAACTCCAGTCACGCTAGAGCTAGGCGGTAAGTCACCGGTTATCGTTGCAGAAGACATGCCAATTGATATCGCGGTTGAGCGAATCATTTATGGTAAGAGCCTCAATAACGGGCAGGTGTGTGTGGCTCCTGACTATGTATTGCTACCTGAAGGGAAAGTTGAATCTTTCATTCAAGAGTATAAAAAACAGTACCAATTGCTGTTCGATGAAGGGGTGTATTCCGAGAGTTTGACGTCCCTAATCAATCCTCGTCAATGCGACCGGATAGTGGGTTTGTTGAATGAAGAACGACAAGCTGGAACGCGAACCGTCGCTTGCCATGACGAAGCGATGGACTTAGATAACCACCGCTTGGTGACGCACCTGATTGTTGAACCAAGCCTGTCATCCAAGGTGATGAACGAAGAGATTTTCGGCCCACTATTACCCTTGATTACGTATCGCAATATCGAAGAGGCGCTCCAAGTCATCAATAGCAAACCAAGGCCGTTAGCACTCTACCTGATGAGCTTTGATTTGAGTTTACAGGCTCAGGTTAAGCACCAAGTTCATTCCGGCGGAATGTGTATCAATGACTGCGTTTTCCATTTAGCCGTTGATGATGCGCCGTTTGGTGGCATTGGTGAATCAGGGCAGGGTAATTATCACGGTAAAGAAGGTTTTCTGACTTTCTCTCATGCAAAAACAGTTTTGGAAACGGGCTTAGATCATCGAGTTAAGCATCTGTTTTCAAGAGAAGACAACGAATTAAAAGCAGCTGTGATGAGCATGCTAGGCAAGTAA
- a CDS encoding MarR family winged helix-turn-helix transcriptional regulator — protein sequence MDKHDEILVAIRQIIRAIDLHSKKLSKEYGLTGPQLILMRAIQEMGNVTIKELSNQTNVSQATTTTIIDRLELNGYVQRVRSESDRRKVHANLTEKGQELLSNAPPPLQDNFVKKFQNLEPWEQSLLLSSMQRVSSMMNAEDIDAAPVLQLEGIANVAKS from the coding sequence TTGGACAAACATGACGAAATCCTGGTCGCTATTCGCCAAATTATTCGCGCTATCGATTTACACTCGAAAAAGCTGAGTAAAGAGTATGGTTTGACTGGCCCTCAATTAATCTTAATGAGAGCAATCCAAGAGATGGGTAATGTGACGATCAAAGAGTTGTCTAATCAAACTAATGTGAGTCAAGCAACCACGACTACAATCATCGATCGCTTAGAATTGAACGGCTATGTACAACGAGTACGTAGTGAATCTGATCGACGCAAAGTACACGCAAACCTGACTGAAAAGGGTCAAGAGTTGTTGAGCAATGCACCACCGCCGCTACAAGATAACTTCGTGAAAAAATTCCAAAACCTTGAGCCGTGGGAGCAAAGTTTACTGCTTTCTTCGATGCAGCGAGTCTCATCTATGATGAACGCAGAAGATATCGATGCTGCTCCAGTACTTCAACTTGAAGGCATTGCAAACGTAGCTAAGAGCTAA
- the choV gene encoding choline ABC transporter ATP-binding protein — MSLVNNAMSQEHKANSQEQTAVDAITIKNLDVVFGNKANQALELLDQGKTRQEIIDETGQVVGVDNVSLTVKEGEICVLMGLSGSGKSSLLRAVNGLNEISRGSLAIKDGDKLVDLGEQCDEATLRHLRTHRVSMVFQKFALMPWLTVLDNVAFGLEMQGVAKDVRREKAREQLEMVGLAEWETKFPHELSGGMQQRVGLARAFAMDTDILLMDEPFSALDPLIRAQLQDELLTLQSKLNKTILFVSHDLDEALKIGNNIAIMESGQLIQHGKPEEIVLTPKTEYVKDFVAHTNPLNVLKGRSLMQPLGSLTQENDSWKICDAKDLWIELNEGILSVKGESALALVKWSESDDLTAINASSVVVASPEIGMRDAIKLKQISNHPILLVEDDLLVGILDNSEFYSALTGNFQLNNAA; from the coding sequence ATGTCTTTAGTAAATAACGCTATGTCTCAAGAACATAAAGCGAATTCTCAAGAGCAGACTGCAGTGGACGCGATTACCATCAAAAACCTTGATGTCGTGTTCGGTAATAAAGCCAATCAAGCACTTGAACTTCTAGACCAAGGTAAAACTCGCCAAGAGATTATCGATGAGACTGGTCAAGTTGTTGGTGTGGATAATGTGTCGTTGACGGTTAAAGAGGGCGAGATATGTGTATTGATGGGTTTGTCGGGCTCGGGTAAATCTTCACTGCTTCGCGCTGTAAACGGTTTGAATGAAATTAGCCGAGGTTCTTTAGCAATCAAAGATGGCGATAAACTGGTGGACTTAGGCGAGCAATGTGACGAAGCGACTCTTCGTCACTTACGTACTCACCGCGTATCAATGGTATTTCAAAAGTTTGCACTGATGCCTTGGTTAACCGTGTTAGATAACGTGGCATTTGGTCTTGAAATGCAAGGCGTAGCCAAAGATGTTCGTCGTGAAAAGGCGCGTGAACAGTTAGAGATGGTTGGTTTAGCTGAATGGGAAACCAAATTCCCTCATGAGCTTTCTGGCGGCATGCAGCAACGTGTTGGTTTGGCGCGAGCGTTTGCGATGGACACAGACATTCTGTTGATGGATGAACCTTTCTCCGCGCTTGATCCACTGATTCGAGCACAGCTTCAAGATGAACTGCTTACATTGCAAAGCAAGCTTAATAAAACGATTTTATTCGTGAGCCATGACCTTGATGAAGCGTTAAAAATTGGTAACAACATTGCGATCATGGAATCGGGTCAACTGATCCAACACGGTAAACCAGAAGAGATCGTATTAACGCCAAAAACCGAATACGTAAAAGACTTCGTTGCCCACACCAACCCATTGAACGTACTTAAAGGTCGTTCATTAATGCAGCCTCTTGGATCATTGACACAAGAGAATGACAGTTGGAAGATCTGTGATGCAAAAGATCTATGGATTGAACTGAATGAAGGTATTTTATCTGTAAAAGGTGAATCCGCTTTGGCTCTTGTTAAGTGGAGTGAGTCTGATGACTTGACCGCAATCAACGCGTCGAGTGTTGTGGTGGCAAGCCCAGAGATCGGTATGCGTGATGCCATTAAGCTGAAACAGATCAGCAATCATCCCATTTTGCTTGTCGAAGACGATCTGTTGGTCGGGATCTTGGACAACAGTGAGTTTTACAGCGCTCTTACAGGTAATTTTCAACTTAATAATGCCGCTTAA
- the choW gene encoding choline ABC transporter permease subunit, producing the protein MNFITENKIPVGQWMEAGVDWLTINAAGFFDAVSIFLETVILFLVDVFKWMPPALPIVITAALAWYLHRKLSLVIFVVAALLTILNLGYWQEMLETFVLVFAATTISVLIGVPVGIMAAHRPWLYTLLRPILDLMQTVPTFVYLIPTLVLFGLGIVPGLISTIIFAIAAPIRLTYLGVTKVPEELIEAGKAFGASRMKLLLKVELPAALPSIMAGVTQCIMLSLSMVVVAALVGADGLGKPVVRALNTVNISQGFEAGLAIVLVAIILDRLCKTPNQKEA; encoded by the coding sequence GTGAATTTTATTACGGAAAACAAAATCCCTGTCGGACAATGGATGGAAGCTGGCGTTGACTGGTTAACAATCAACGCAGCAGGCTTTTTTGACGCTGTCTCTATCTTTTTAGAAACCGTTATTCTGTTTTTAGTCGATGTATTTAAGTGGATGCCTCCTGCATTACCTATTGTTATTACGGCAGCCCTTGCATGGTATCTACATCGCAAACTGTCTTTGGTGATCTTCGTCGTCGCCGCGCTTCTGACGATCCTCAACCTTGGCTATTGGCAAGAAATGCTGGAAACCTTTGTTCTCGTCTTTGCGGCGACAACGATTTCCGTATTAATTGGCGTACCGGTTGGCATTATGGCGGCTCACCGTCCTTGGCTATACACGCTGTTGCGCCCGATCTTAGATTTAATGCAGACCGTTCCAACCTTCGTTTATCTGATTCCGACTTTGGTTCTATTTGGCTTAGGTATCGTTCCAGGCTTAATCTCGACCATTATTTTCGCGATAGCCGCGCCGATTCGTTTGACCTATTTGGGGGTGACTAAAGTCCCTGAAGAGTTGATTGAAGCGGGTAAAGCCTTTGGTGCAAGCCGCATGAAGTTGTTGTTAAAAGTAGAACTTCCAGCCGCGCTTCCAAGCATCATGGCAGGCGTAACGCAGTGCATTATGTTATCGCTTTCTATGGTAGTGGTTGCGGCTCTTGTTGGTGCTGACGGCCTGGGTAAACCTGTGGTTCGAGCGCTAAACACAGTGAACATTTCACAAGGCTTTGAAGCCGGACTGGCGATTGTACTGGTCGCTATTATTCTTGATCGCTTGTGTAAGACACCAAACCAGAAGGAAGCTTAA